In Pengzhenrongella sicca, a single genomic region encodes these proteins:
- a CDS encoding adenosine deaminase codes for MTIDESDIARLPKVVLHDHLDGGLRPATLIELAAQAGHDLPTTDPAELAAWFVHAASSGTLELYLETFGHTVAVMQTEAALRRVAREAAIDLAADGVVYAEQRYAPEQHQGGGLSLQQVVDAVQAGFDEGIAAAAVSGRTLRVGTLITAMRHADRGDEVAALALANRANGVVGFDIAGAEDGFPPARFASAFRALAEANFPVTVHAGEAAGLESIAEAVHVAGASRLGHGVRIVEDIAIVRPDGGEPDDGEPDVGAEAELGLLAHWIRDHQIPLELCPTSNVQTGAAGSVATHPITLLRDLGFAVTINTDNRLQSGTTLTREMTLLADEAGWSLDDLRDATVTAAWNAFIHHDEREALVEDVILPGFAVPAAGRHLA; via the coding sequence ATGACGATCGACGAGTCCGACATCGCCCGCCTGCCCAAGGTCGTGCTGCACGACCACCTGGACGGCGGGCTGCGACCGGCCACCCTGATCGAGCTCGCGGCGCAGGCGGGTCATGACCTGCCGACGACCGACCCGGCCGAGCTCGCCGCCTGGTTCGTGCACGCTGCGAGCTCCGGCACGCTCGAGCTGTACCTCGAGACGTTCGGGCACACGGTCGCCGTCATGCAGACCGAGGCGGCGCTGCGCCGGGTCGCGCGGGAGGCCGCGATCGACCTCGCGGCCGACGGCGTCGTCTACGCCGAGCAGCGATACGCGCCCGAGCAGCACCAGGGCGGCGGGCTCTCGCTGCAGCAGGTCGTGGACGCCGTCCAGGCCGGCTTCGACGAGGGCATCGCGGCCGCGGCGGTGAGCGGCCGCACGCTGCGCGTCGGCACGCTGATCACGGCGATGCGCCACGCCGACCGCGGCGACGAGGTGGCGGCGCTCGCGCTCGCGAACCGCGCGAACGGCGTCGTCGGCTTCGACATCGCCGGGGCCGAGGACGGCTTCCCGCCCGCCCGGTTCGCGTCCGCCTTCCGCGCCCTCGCCGAGGCCAACTTCCCGGTCACGGTGCACGCGGGGGAGGCCGCGGGGCTCGAGTCGATCGCCGAGGCGGTGCACGTCGCCGGCGCGAGCAGGCTCGGCCACGGCGTGCGGATCGTCGAGGACATCGCGATCGTGCGGCCCGACGGCGGTGAGCCCGACGACGGTGAGCCCGACGTCGGCGCGGAGGCCGAGCTCGGCCTGCTCGCGCACTGGATCCGGGACCACCAGATCCCGCTCGAGCTCTGCCCGACGTCGAACGTCCAGACCGGCGCGGCGGGCTCGGTCGCGACGCACCCGATCACGCTGCTGCGGGACCTCGGCTTCGCGGTGACGATCAACACCGACAACCGGCTGCAGTCGGGCACGACGCTGACCCGCGAGATGACGCTGCTCGCGGACGAGGCGGGCTGGAGCCTGGACGACCTGCGCGACGCGACCGTGACCGCCGCCTGGAACGCGTTCATCCACCACGACGAGCGCGAGGCTCTCGTCGAGGACGTCATCCTGCCGGGCTTCGCCGTGCCCGCCGCGGGGCGCCACCTCGCCTGA
- a CDS encoding thymidine phosphorylase codes for MTAAGPAAVEPFDAVDVIRTKRDKQRLSDAQIDWVIDAYTRGAVAEEQMSALNMAILLNGMDRAEISRWTAAMIASGERMDFFGLSRPTSDKHSTGGVGDKITLPLAPLVAVYGVAVPQLSGRGLGHTGGTLDKLESIPGWRAALTNAEMLAQLESVGAVICQAGSGLAPADRKLYALRDVTGTVEAIPLIASSIMSKKIAEGTGSLVLDVKVGSGAFMKTIEQATELARTMVDLGTDAGVRTVALLTDMSTPLGLTAGNALEVRESVEVLAGGGPPDVVELTVALAREMLAGAGVTGVDPAEALADGRAMDVWKRMIRAQGGDPDATLPVARETETILAAADGVVVQLDALAVGVAAWRLGAGRARRQDPVQAGAGIELHAKPGALVRAGEPVMTLHTDTPERFERARAALEGAVVIAPEGSAPRRSPLVISRLAAD; via the coding sequence ATGACCGCCGCCGGCCCCGCGGCGGTCGAGCCGTTCGACGCCGTCGACGTCATCCGGACCAAGCGCGACAAGCAGCGCCTGAGCGACGCCCAGATCGACTGGGTCATCGACGCGTACACGCGCGGTGCGGTGGCCGAGGAGCAGATGTCGGCGCTCAACATGGCGATCCTGCTCAACGGCATGGACCGGGCGGAGATCTCGCGCTGGACCGCGGCGATGATCGCCTCCGGCGAGCGGATGGACTTCTTCGGCCTGTCCCGGCCGACCTCCGACAAGCACTCGACCGGCGGCGTGGGGGACAAGATCACGCTCCCGCTCGCGCCGCTCGTGGCCGTCTACGGCGTCGCGGTGCCGCAGCTGTCCGGGCGCGGCCTCGGCCACACCGGCGGGACGCTCGACAAGCTCGAGTCGATCCCGGGCTGGCGCGCCGCGCTCACCAACGCCGAGATGCTCGCGCAGCTCGAGAGCGTCGGCGCCGTCATCTGCCAGGCCGGCTCCGGCCTGGCGCCCGCCGACCGCAAGCTCTACGCGCTGCGGGACGTGACCGGCACCGTCGAGGCGATCCCGCTCATCGCGTCGTCGATCATGAGCAAGAAGATCGCCGAGGGCACGGGCTCGCTGGTGCTCGACGTCAAGGTCGGGTCCGGAGCGTTCATGAAGACGATCGAGCAGGCGACCGAGCTCGCCCGCACCATGGTGGACCTCGGCACCGACGCGGGCGTGCGCACGGTCGCGCTGCTGACCGACATGTCGACGCCGCTCGGCCTGACGGCGGGCAACGCGCTCGAGGTCCGCGAGTCCGTCGAGGTGCTCGCCGGCGGCGGCCCGCCCGACGTCGTCGAGCTCACCGTGGCGCTCGCGCGCGAGATGCTCGCCGGCGCGGGCGTGACCGGCGTCGACCCCGCCGAGGCGCTCGCGGACGGCCGGGCCATGGACGTGTGGAAGCGCATGATCCGCGCGCAGGGCGGGGACCCGGACGCCACGCTGCCCGTGGCGCGCGAGACCGAGACGATCCTGGCCGCGGCCGACGGCGTCGTCGTCCAGCTCGACGCGCTCGCCGTCGGGGTCGCGGCCTGGCGCCTCGGCGCCGGGCGGGCCCGCCGGCAGGATCCGGTGCAGGCCGGCGCCGGCATCGAGCTGCACGCCAAGCCCGGCGCTCTCGTGCGGGCGGGCGAGCCGGTGATGACGCTGCACACCGACACCCCGGAGCGGTTCGAGCGGGCGCGCGCGGCCCTCGAGGGCGCGGTCGTGATCGCCCCCGAGGGTTCGGCGCCCCGGCGCAGCCCGCTCGTCATCTCCCGGCTCGCCGCCGACTGA
- a CDS encoding cytidine deaminase, giving the protein MSTVTSQISTPVGADIDWPGLRAAATAVLANAYVPYSHFPVGVAALVDDGRVVVGCNVENASYGLTLCAECALVSALHVSGGGRLVAFVCVDAHGAPLMPCGRCRQLLWEHGGAELLVETVSGIRPMTEVLPDAFGPADLVARA; this is encoded by the coding sequence ATGAGCACCGTGACCAGCCAGATCAGCACTCCCGTCGGGGCCGACATCGACTGGCCGGGCCTGCGCGCGGCCGCCACGGCCGTCCTCGCCAACGCGTACGTGCCCTACTCGCACTTCCCGGTCGGCGTGGCCGCGCTCGTGGACGACGGGCGCGTCGTCGTCGGCTGCAACGTCGAGAACGCGTCCTACGGCCTGACGCTGTGCGCCGAGTGCGCCCTCGTCTCGGCGCTGCACGTGTCCGGCGGCGGGCGGCTCGTGGCCTTCGTGTGCGTGGACGCCCACGGCGCCCCGCTGATGCCGTGCGGCCGGTGTCGCCAGCTGCTCTGGGAGCACGGCGGCGCGGAGCTGCTCGTCGAGACGGTCAGCGGGATCCGCCCGATGACCGAGGTCCTGCCCGACGCCTTCGGGCCCGCCGACCTGGTGGCCCGGGCATGA
- a CDS encoding ABC transporter permease has product MSAVAAPPKPAAGPAGHRSPAVVAPVSWRAPIAYVVVAIGALVAFVLAAPKGRETTFTVSTASDFFQIAPVTVSSTSAALVLCLIALALAAVSIWAARSRRTIGVWLPAGYGFVLVLAFLTWAVAGKAQPLPLTGLLQGSLFLAIPLVFGALAGLLCERSGIVNIAIEGQLLAGAFLAAVVASVTSSAYAGLIAAPIAGAVVGLLLVVFAIRYVVDQIIVGVVLNVLVIGVTSYLFSTVLKVDAATFNSPPKLPVIDIPVLSQIPVLGPVLFRQTVLVYIMYVVVAVLQVMVFRSRWGLRMRAVGEHPKAADTVGIKVNRTRVRSTVLGGAVAGLGGAFFTVAAGLAFGKEMTGGKGYIALAAMILGRWSPRGALAAALLFGFADNLQVTLGIIGSPIPSQIMLMTPYVVTIFAVAGLVGRVRAPASEGIPYVK; this is encoded by the coding sequence ATGAGCGCCGTCGCCGCACCCCCCAAGCCCGCCGCCGGGCCCGCCGGGCACCGGTCCCCGGCCGTCGTGGCACCCGTGAGCTGGCGTGCGCCCATCGCGTACGTGGTCGTTGCGATCGGCGCGCTCGTGGCCTTCGTGCTCGCGGCCCCGAAGGGCCGGGAGACGACGTTCACGGTGTCGACCGCCAGCGACTTCTTCCAGATCGCGCCCGTCACCGTGTCGTCGACGTCCGCCGCCCTCGTGCTCTGCCTGATCGCCCTGGCGCTCGCCGCGGTGAGCATCTGGGCGGCGCGGTCGCGCCGCACGATCGGGGTGTGGCTGCCAGCCGGCTACGGGTTCGTGCTCGTCCTCGCGTTCCTCACGTGGGCCGTCGCGGGCAAGGCGCAGCCGCTGCCGCTGACCGGGCTGCTCCAGGGCTCGCTGTTCCTGGCGATTCCGCTGGTCTTCGGGGCGCTGGCCGGCCTGCTGTGCGAGCGGTCGGGCATCGTCAACATCGCGATCGAGGGCCAGCTGCTCGCAGGCGCGTTCCTCGCCGCCGTCGTCGCGTCCGTCACGTCCAGCGCCTACGCGGGCCTGATCGCCGCGCCCATCGCGGGCGCCGTCGTCGGCCTGCTGCTCGTGGTGTTCGCGATCCGGTACGTCGTCGACCAGATCATCGTCGGGGTCGTGCTGAACGTGCTGGTCATCGGCGTCACGAGCTACCTGTTCTCCACCGTGCTCAAGGTCGACGCCGCGACGTTCAACTCCCCGCCCAAGCTGCCGGTCATCGACATCCCGGTGCTGTCCCAGATCCCGGTGCTCGGCCCGGTCCTGTTCCGCCAGACCGTGCTCGTCTACATCATGTACGTCGTGGTCGCGGTGCTGCAGGTCATGGTCTTCCGCAGCCGCTGGGGCCTGCGGATGCGCGCCGTCGGCGAGCACCCGAAGGCCGCGGACACGGTCGGCATCAAGGTCAACCGCACCCGGGTGCGGTCGACGGTGCTCGGCGGCGCGGTCGCCGGGCTCGGCGGCGCATTCTTCACCGTCGCGGCCGGCCTCGCGTTCGGCAAGGAGATGACCGGCGGCAAGGGGTACATCGCGCTCGCCGCGATGATCCTCGGCCGCTGGAGCCCGCGCGGGGCGCTCGCCGCGGCCCTGCTGTTCGGGTTCGCGGACAACCTCCAGGTGACCCTCGGCATCATCGGGTCGCCGATTCCCAGCCAGATCATGCTCATGACACCGTATGTCGTGACGATCTTCGCCGTCGCCGGACTGGTCGGGCGCGTCCGCGCGCCGGCCTCCGAGGGCATCCCCTACGTGAAATGA
- a CDS encoding ABC transporter permease: MSQPNPPTPADTTPADTAAAAPAPESRGRQALREMLASNWLVTALAIVLALVLSGVLIAAADSAVQSSASYLFARPGDFLTAVWDAVSGAYVALFQGAVFDSSAETFQRAVKPITETMTVSVPLIFAGLGLGIGFRAGLFNIGAQGQIILGAIFAGYVGFAFDLPPVLHVLLAVIAAAIGGGLWAGIAGVLKARTGAHEVIVTIMLNNIAVYLIAFVLTTSAFQRGESSNPVSPPLKDTALFPLVLGSGFRLHAGFLLALAAAVFVWWLMNRSTIGFGFRAVGSNANAARVAGISVSATYVWVMVVAGALAGLGGAAQVLGTEKVLTAGVAASFGFDAITVALLGRSKPLGTVFAGLLFGGLRAGGFAMQARTGTPIDIVLVVQSLIVLFIAAPPLVRAVFRLPAHGAPRPSLTATSKEARA; encoded by the coding sequence GTGAGCCAGCCGAACCCGCCGACGCCGGCGGACACCACGCCGGCGGACACCGCTGCGGCGGCTCCGGCACCCGAGTCCCGCGGCCGCCAGGCCCTGCGAGAGATGCTCGCGAGCAACTGGCTCGTGACCGCGCTCGCGATCGTGCTCGCGCTCGTGCTCAGCGGCGTGCTCATCGCCGCTGCCGACTCCGCGGTCCAGTCCAGCGCCAGCTACCTGTTCGCGCGGCCGGGCGACTTCCTCACCGCCGTGTGGGACGCCGTCTCGGGCGCCTACGTCGCGCTCTTCCAGGGCGCGGTGTTCGACTCGAGCGCGGAGACCTTCCAGCGCGCGGTCAAGCCGATCACCGAGACGATGACCGTGTCGGTGCCGCTGATCTTCGCCGGCCTCGGCCTCGGGATCGGCTTCCGGGCCGGGTTGTTCAACATCGGGGCACAGGGCCAGATCATCCTGGGCGCCATCTTCGCGGGGTACGTCGGGTTCGCGTTCGACCTGCCGCCCGTCCTGCACGTCCTGCTCGCGGTCATCGCGGCCGCCATCGGCGGTGGCCTGTGGGCCGGCATCGCCGGCGTGCTCAAGGCGCGCACCGGCGCGCACGAGGTGATCGTCACGATCATGCTCAACAACATCGCGGTCTACCTCATCGCGTTCGTGCTGACCACCTCGGCCTTCCAGCGCGGCGAGAGCTCGAACCCGGTGTCGCCGCCGCTGAAGGACACCGCGCTCTTCCCGCTCGTGCTCGGCTCGGGCTTCCGGCTGCACGCGGGCTTCCTGCTCGCGCTCGCGGCCGCCGTCTTCGTCTGGTGGCTGATGAACCGCTCGACGATCGGGTTCGGCTTCCGCGCCGTCGGCTCCAACGCGAACGCGGCCCGCGTGGCCGGCATCTCGGTCAGCGCGACGTACGTGTGGGTGATGGTCGTCGCCGGCGCGCTCGCCGGCCTCGGCGGCGCCGCCCAGGTGCTCGGCACGGAGAAGGTGCTGACCGCCGGCGTCGCCGCGAGCTTCGGCTTCGACGCGATCACCGTCGCCCTGCTCGGCCGATCGAAGCCGCTCGGGACGGTGTTCGCGGGGCTGCTCTTCGGCGGCCTGCGCGCGGGCGGCTTCGCGATGCAGGCGCGTACGGGTACCCCGATCGACATCGTCCTGGTGGTGCAGTCGCTCATCGTGCTGTTCATCGCCGCGCCGCCGCTGGTCCGGGCCGTGTTCCGGCTGCCCGCTCACGGCGCCCCCCGGCCCTCCCTGACCGCCACCTCGAAGGAGGCCCGCGCATGA
- a CDS encoding ABC transporter ATP-binding protein, producing the protein MKLELRGITKRFGSLVANDHIDLVVEPGEIHALLGENGAGKSTLMNVLYGFYDPDDGEILVDDVATTFAGPGDAMAAGIGMVHQHFMLVPVFTVAENVVLGHEPVKAAGLIDLASARRRVREISDRFGFDIDPDALIEDLTVGAQQRVEIIKALSREAKVLILDEPTAVLTPQETDELIAIMRQLRDAGTSIVFITHKLREVRAVADRITVIRRGTVVGSALPSMSETELASLMVGRSVDLGVDKDPAEPGEVTFAVRDLVVLDAVGVRQVDGVSFEIARGEIVAIAGVQGNGQTELTEVILGLQTPLAGSVTLDGTELVGASVRDVLAAGVGFVPEDRTEDGLVGDFTIAENLVLDLYRRPPFGKGVTLDLDAIRTSAEQRIVEFDVRTPSVDAHASTLSGGNQQKVVLAREMSRPLRLLVASQPTRGLDVGSIEFVHARIVRERDNGTPVLIVSTELDEVLALADRIVVMYRGRIVGTVPGGTDRDVLGLMMAGVPLAEAQDQAAAHHTLLGEADLAETDEEPT; encoded by the coding sequence GTGAAGCTGGAACTGCGGGGGATCACCAAGCGATTCGGGTCGCTGGTGGCCAACGACCACATCGACCTCGTGGTCGAACCGGGCGAGATCCACGCCCTGCTCGGCGAGAACGGCGCCGGCAAGAGCACCCTGATGAACGTCCTGTACGGCTTCTACGACCCGGACGACGGCGAGATCCTGGTCGACGACGTCGCGACGACGTTCGCCGGGCCGGGCGACGCGATGGCCGCGGGCATCGGCATGGTGCACCAGCACTTCATGCTCGTGCCCGTGTTCACCGTCGCCGAGAACGTCGTGCTCGGGCACGAGCCGGTCAAGGCCGCCGGGCTCATCGACCTCGCCTCGGCCCGCCGCCGGGTGCGCGAGATCTCCGACCGCTTCGGCTTCGACATCGACCCCGACGCGTTGATCGAGGACCTCACCGTCGGCGCCCAGCAGCGCGTGGAGATCATCAAGGCGCTCTCGCGCGAGGCGAAGGTGCTCATCCTCGACGAGCCGACCGCGGTCCTGACCCCGCAGGAGACCGACGAGCTCATCGCGATCATGCGCCAGCTGCGCGACGCCGGCACGTCGATCGTGTTCATCACCCACAAGCTGCGCGAGGTGCGCGCCGTCGCCGACCGCATCACCGTCATCCGGCGCGGCACGGTGGTGGGCAGCGCGCTGCCGAGCATGAGCGAGACCGAGCTGGCCTCGCTGATGGTCGGCCGCTCCGTCGACCTCGGGGTCGACAAGGACCCGGCCGAGCCGGGGGAGGTCACCTTCGCGGTCCGCGACCTCGTCGTGCTCGACGCCGTGGGCGTGCGTCAGGTCGACGGCGTGAGCTTCGAGATCGCGCGCGGCGAGATCGTCGCGATCGCCGGCGTGCAGGGCAACGGGCAGACCGAGCTGACCGAGGTGATCCTGGGCCTGCAGACCCCGCTCGCGGGCTCGGTCACGCTCGACGGCACCGAGCTGGTGGGCGCCTCGGTCCGCGACGTCCTCGCCGCCGGCGTCGGGTTCGTCCCGGAGGACCGCACCGAAGACGGCCTCGTCGGCGACTTCACGATCGCCGAGAACCTCGTCCTCGACCTGTACCGGCGCCCCCCGTTCGGCAAGGGCGTCACCCTGGACCTCGACGCGATCCGCACGAGCGCCGAGCAGCGGATCGTCGAGTTCGACGTCCGGACCCCCTCGGTCGACGCGCACGCGAGCACGCTGTCGGGCGGGAACCAGCAGAAGGTCGTCCTCGCGCGCGAGATGTCGCGCCCCCTGCGACTGCTCGTCGCCTCGCAGCCCACGCGCGGGCTCGACGTCGGGTCGATCGAGTTCGTGCACGCGCGGATCGTGCGCGAGCGGGACAACGGCACCCCCGTGCTCATCGTGTCGACCGAGCTCGACGAGGTGCTGGCACTCGCGGACCGCATCGTGGTGATGTATCGGGGCCGGATCGTCGGGACGGTGCCGGGCGGCACGGATCGGGACGTGCTCGGCCTGATGATGGCCGGCGTGCCGCTCGCCGAGGCCCAGGACCAGGCCGCAGCCCACCACACCCTGCTCGGCGAGGCCGACCTTGCCGAGACTGACGAGGAGCCCACGTGA
- a CDS encoding BMP family ABC transporter substrate-binding protein — protein MNRMTRAAGLAAVAALALAACASAPDDTDSTAGGESSAATVDFKGCMVSDAGGFEDKSFNQSGAEGLDRAASELGIEEVKVESTSETDFAPNIDALIQQDCDLIIGVGFLLEDPIQAAAEANPDINFALVDSSFSAPDFSPVTLENGKPLLFNTQEAAFLAGYVAAGTSTSGVVATFGGIQLPSVSIFMDGFSDGITQYNTDAGAAVTLLGWDKEAQTGSFTGDFDNQANGQNLANGFIQQGADVIMPVAGPVGLGAATAAKAVPGTMFIGVDADWFETAPDFSDIVLTSVMKGIGSAVFDTVQQAVDGEFSSEPYVGTLENEGVSLAPFHDFESTVPAELVTKVDELKASIISGDLVVDSPSSN, from the coding sequence GTGAACAGAATGACGCGAGCAGCAGGTCTTGCGGCGGTTGCCGCACTGGCCCTCGCAGCGTGCGCAAGCGCGCCCGACGACACGGATTCGACGGCCGGCGGTGAGTCGAGCGCGGCGACGGTCGACTTCAAGGGCTGCATGGTCTCGGACGCCGGTGGCTTCGAGGACAAGTCCTTCAACCAGTCGGGCGCCGAGGGCCTCGACCGTGCCGCCTCCGAGCTGGGCATCGAGGAGGTCAAGGTCGAGTCGACCTCCGAGACCGACTTCGCGCCGAACATCGACGCGCTCATCCAGCAGGACTGCGACCTGATCATCGGCGTCGGCTTCCTGCTCGAGGACCCGATCCAGGCGGCCGCCGAGGCGAACCCCGACATCAACTTCGCGCTCGTCGACAGCTCGTTCTCGGCGCCGGACTTCAGCCCGGTCACGCTCGAGAACGGCAAGCCGCTGCTGTTCAACACGCAGGAGGCCGCGTTCCTGGCCGGGTACGTCGCGGCGGGCACGTCCACGTCGGGCGTCGTCGCGACGTTCGGTGGCATCCAGCTCCCGTCGGTGTCGATCTTCATGGACGGCTTCTCGGACGGCATCACGCAGTACAACACCGACGCCGGCGCGGCAGTCACGCTGCTCGGCTGGGACAAGGAGGCCCAGACGGGCTCCTTCACCGGTGACTTCGACAACCAGGCCAACGGGCAGAACCTCGCCAACGGCTTCATCCAGCAGGGCGCGGACGTCATCATGCCCGTCGCCGGACCGGTCGGGCTCGGCGCGGCGACCGCCGCCAAGGCCGTGCCCGGGACGATGTTCATCGGCGTCGACGCCGACTGGTTCGAGACGGCGCCGGACTTCTCCGACATCGTGCTCACCTCGGTCATGAAGGGCATCGGCTCCGCGGTCTTCGACACCGTGCAGCAGGCCGTCGACGGCGAGTTCAGCTCCGAGCCGTACGTGGGCACGCTCGAGAACGAGGGCGTCAGTCTCGCTCCGTTCCACGACTTCGAGTCCACCGTCCCGGCCGAGCTCGTGACGAAGGTCGACGAGCTCAAGGCGTCGATCATCTCCGGCGACCTCGTCGTCGACTCGCCTAGCTCCAACTAG
- a CDS encoding amidohydrolase, whose protein sequence is MLADAELLAETAELVASFRAELIAIRRDLHAHPELARTEQRTTRVVADRLRAAGLEPRLLPGTGLICDIGPGPAVSGKRWVALRADMDALRLHDTCGLPWRSIVPGIAHACGHDVHTTVVLGAGLVLGELAARGRLTSGVRLIFQAAEEVQPGGSLDAIAAGALDGVAHIFAVHCDPRVDVGHVGTRIGPITSASDEVTVVVTGPGGHTSRPHLTGDVVFALGQVITQVPAVLGRRLDPRSGVNLTWGAVQAGSAHNAIPASGSVRGTLRCLDKRAWELASSVFHDAVEQVVAPYAVEVEIRHLRGVPPVENAARSTAVLEAAAREVLGDDSVDLTEQSLGGEDFAWYLTKVSGSMGRLGVREPGGRTFDIHQGDLQVDERAIDVGVRLLTRTALLASDVAPDPMRPSNIPNP, encoded by the coding sequence GTGCTAGCCGATGCCGAACTCCTCGCCGAGACCGCCGAGCTCGTCGCCTCGTTCCGTGCGGAGCTGATCGCGATCCGGCGGGACCTGCACGCGCACCCCGAGCTTGCGCGCACCGAGCAGCGCACCACGCGGGTGGTCGCGGATCGGCTCCGGGCCGCGGGCCTCGAGCCGCGCCTGCTGCCCGGCACCGGCCTGATCTGCGACATCGGCCCGGGCCCCGCCGTCTCGGGCAAGCGCTGGGTCGCGCTGCGCGCGGACATGGACGCGCTGCGCCTGCACGACACGTGCGGGCTGCCGTGGCGGTCGATCGTCCCCGGCATCGCGCACGCGTGCGGCCACGACGTGCACACCACGGTCGTGCTCGGCGCCGGCCTCGTGCTGGGCGAGCTCGCGGCGCGCGGGCGGCTCACCTCGGGCGTCCGGCTGATCTTCCAGGCCGCCGAGGAGGTCCAGCCGGGCGGTTCGCTCGACGCGATCGCGGCCGGGGCGCTCGACGGCGTCGCCCACATCTTCGCGGTGCACTGCGACCCGCGCGTCGACGTCGGGCACGTCGGTACCCGCATCGGGCCGATCACGTCCGCCTCCGACGAGGTGACCGTCGTGGTGACCGGGCCGGGCGGGCACACGTCGCGCCCGCACCTGACGGGCGACGTCGTCTTCGCCCTCGGCCAGGTGATCACGCAGGTCCCGGCCGTGCTCGGGCGGCGCCTCGACCCGCGCTCGGGCGTCAACCTGACGTGGGGCGCGGTCCAGGCGGGGTCCGCGCACAACGCGATCCCGGCCTCGGGCTCGGTCCGGGGCACGCTGCGCTGCCTCGACAAGCGCGCCTGGGAGCTCGCGTCGTCGGTCTTCCACGACGCGGTCGAGCAGGTCGTCGCGCCGTACGCCGTCGAGGTTGAGATCCGCCACCTGCGCGGCGTGCCGCCGGTCGAGAACGCCGCCCGCTCGACCGCGGTGCTCGAGGCCGCGGCCCGCGAGGTGCTCGGCGACGACTCGGTCGACCTCACCGAGCAGTCGCTCGGCGGCGAGGACTTCGCCTGGTACCTGACCAAGGTGTCGGGCTCCATGGGCCGGCTCGGGGTGCGCGAGCCCGGCGGGCGCACGTTCGACATCCACCAGGGTGACCTGCAGGTGGACGAGCGCGCGATCGACGTCGGCGTCCGGCTGCTCACCCGGACCGCCCTGCTGGCCAGCGACGTCGCTCCCGACCCGATGCGACCGTCGAACATTCCGAATCCATAA
- a CDS encoding mannose-1-phosphate guanylyltransferase, with protein MTIAPAGPIPDFHAVIPAGGAGTRLWPLSRSGSPKFLHDLTGSGRTLLQATVDRLAPLTATDAVLVVTGERHVDAVRAQLPDVAAAQVLAEPSPRDSMAAIGLAAAVLVQRHGSDVVLGSFAADQVIHGTPAFESAVREGVAAANAGYVVTVGIAASVPSTAFGYVRSGETLGLADAPNGRHAVGFTEKPDAATAAAYLATGEYRWNAGMFIVRAEVLLTHLAAQLPQMHAGLRTLAAAWDTADHDRVLAEVWPTLEKIAIDHAIAEPVAAAGGVAVVPGDFGWDDIGDFASLSALLAPVPGGDDDARVLGDDASVVRLDSVGSLVIPASGRMVVVLGLDDVVVVDTPDALLVTTRSRAQQVKDAVAAVREKGRPDLL; from the coding sequence ATGACTATCGCCCCCGCCGGCCCCATCCCTGACTTCCACGCGGTCATCCCGGCGGGCGGCGCGGGAACGCGCCTGTGGCCGCTGTCGCGGTCCGGCTCGCCCAAGTTCCTGCACGACCTCACCGGCTCGGGCCGGACGCTCCTGCAGGCCACCGTCGACCGGCTCGCGCCGCTCACCGCGACCGACGCCGTGCTCGTCGTGACCGGCGAGCGCCACGTCGACGCCGTCCGCGCTCAGCTCCCGGACGTCGCCGCCGCCCAAGTGCTCGCCGAGCCGTCGCCGCGGGACTCCATGGCCGCGATCGGCCTGGCCGCCGCGGTGCTCGTCCAGCGGCACGGCAGCGACGTCGTGCTCGGCTCCTTCGCCGCCGACCAGGTCATCCACGGCACCCCCGCGTTCGAGAGCGCCGTCCGCGAGGGCGTCGCCGCGGCCAACGCCGGCTACGTGGTGACGGTCGGCATCGCGGCCTCCGTCCCCTCCACCGCGTTCGGGTACGTCCGCTCGGGCGAGACGCTCGGCCTGGCCGATGCGCCGAACGGGCGGCACGCCGTCGGCTTCACCGAGAAGCCCGACGCCGCGACGGCCGCCGCGTACCTCGCGACGGGGGAGTACCGCTGGAACGCCGGCATGTTCATCGTGCGCGCCGAGGTGCTGCTGACGCACCTCGCCGCGCAGCTGCCGCAGATGCACGCAGGCCTGCGCACGCTCGCGGCCGCCTGGGACACCGCTGACCACGACCGGGTCCTGGCCGAGGTCTGGCCGACGCTCGAGAAGATCGCCATCGACCACGCGATCGCCGAGCCCGTCGCGGCGGCTGGCGGCGTCGCCGTGGTGCCCGGCGACTTCGGCTGGGACGACATCGGCGACTTCGCCTCGTTGAGCGCGCTGCTCGCGCCCGTGCCCGGTGGGGACGACGACGCGCGGGTGCTCGGCGACGACGCCAGCGTCGTCCGCCTCGACTCCGTCGGCTCGCTCGTGATCCCGGCGTCGGGCCGCATGGTGGTCGTGCTTGGCCTGGACGACGTCGTCGTCGTGGACACCCCCGACGCGCTGCTGGTGACGACGCGGTCGCGCGCCCAGCAGGTCAAGGACGCGGTCGCGGCCGTGCGCGAGAAGGGGCGGCCCGACCTGTTGTAG